One Miscanthus floridulus cultivar M001 chromosome 11, ASM1932011v1, whole genome shotgun sequence DNA window includes the following coding sequences:
- the LOC136492510 gene encoding uncharacterized protein, with the protein MGRLLLLSSLFPFPFPLRLPVTTHSPSFHHLSTPSSSPSLLSPARASRSPSIKLRHWDGRRLLVAAPFCFCSPRLCPVPRNEQHASVIFSASMELRAWLLVVWVLGVGVGAVFVARVRRDYRAIQARRAAAVVGEPLPPRRRLTRIEAFGRLLYVLFCRRGD; encoded by the exons ATGGGCCGCCTCCTTCTTCTTTCCtccctcttccccttcccctttcccctccGCTTACCAGTTACCACCCACTCTCCTTCCTTCCACCACCTCTCGACTCCCTCCTCCAGTCCGTCGCTCCTGAGTCCTGCCCGCGCCTCCCGCAGTCCGTCGATAAAGCTGCGGCATTGGGACGGCCGGAG ATTATTGGTAGCTGCTCCCTTCTGCTTTTGTTCCCCACGACTATGCCCAGTTCCAAGAAACGAACAGCATGCCTCTGTGATTTTCAG CGCGTCGATGGAGCTCCGTGCGTGGTTGCTTGTCGTGTGGGTACTCGGAGTTGGAGTCGGAGCCGTATTTGTGGCCCGAGTGCGGCGCGACTACCGGGCCATCCAGGCGCGCAGGGCCGCGGCGGTGGTCGGGGAGCCGCTACCTCCGCGGAGGAGGCTGACGCGGATAGAGGCGTTCGGGCGGCTGCTGTACGTGCTGTTTTGTCGCCGGG GTGACTGA